A genomic region of Glycine max cultivar Williams 82 chromosome 15, Glycine_max_v4.0, whole genome shotgun sequence contains the following coding sequences:
- the LOC106796194 gene encoding uncharacterized protein, whose protein sequence is MRSAVSKNLFKSYLVGSLKEEVNILQYADDTLFFGDATKQNVRTLKCVLRCFEEASGLKINYSKSHFGCLGKSASWCREAAQFLNCSTLEFPFTYLGIPVGVSSKSWIVWQPIVRKFEVKLAKWKQRTLSMGGRITLINSVLSALPIYLLSFFRIPKKVVQKIVSFQRNFLWGSHQEASKIPWVKWDKVCLPKNKGGLGIKDLSLFNAALLGK, encoded by the coding sequence ATGAGGTCAGCTGTGTCCAAGAACCTGTTCAAAAGCTACTTAGTGggatctttaaaagaagaggtgAACATCCTCCAATATGCTGATGATACTTTGTTTTTTGGAGATGCTACTAAGCAAAATGTGAGAACCTTAAAATGTGTTCTGAGGTGCTTTGAGGAAGCATCTGGTCTCAAGATAAATTACTCTAAAAGCCACTTTGGTTGTTTGGGTAAATCAGCAAGTTGGTGCAGGGAAGCTGCCCAATTCCTTAATTGCAGTACTTTGGAATTTCCTTTTACTTATCTTGGAATTCCAGTTGGGGTGTCCTCTAAGAGCTGGATCGTGTGGCAGCCTATTGTAAGGAAGTTTGAAGTCAAACttgcaaaatggaagcaaagaacTCTATCAATGGGGGGCAGAATCACTCTTATTAATTCTGTCCTCTCAGCCTTACCTATCTACCTTCTATCCTTCTTTAGGATTCCCAAAAAAGTGGTGCAAAAAATTGTCTCCTTCCAGAGAAATTTTCTGTGGGGAAGTCACCAAGAGGCCAGCAAGATTCCTTGGGTGAAGTGGGACAAAGTTTGTCTTCCTAAGAACAAAGGGGGTCTAGGGATTAAAGACTTATCTTTATTTAATGCGGCTTTACTTGGCAAATGA